In Ciona intestinalis chromosome 7, KH, whole genome shotgun sequence, the genomic window ggtgtgcctcactgtaggaactcacccatatagaatagaatctgcatatacaatgttggggtaatgggtcaactccggcataaatcccaggtcccattgcgtgcctcactgtaggacctcacccatatagaatataatgtgcatatacaatgttggggtaatgggtcaactctgggcTAGACctcaggtccttgacaagaacctcacccatatagaatatatcaATACACCCCTAACAACCCCAACCccccttaatttttttatttgttttaaacaaacgtttAAATACACAACGAGGCACCGACTTCTAAATGGCAACAAAGCAGTTACTAAATAGAATAATTTGGATatgaaatttacttttaaaaaagccACAATTTTGCACGCGTTACTCACGACAACGTCAATGTCCATCCCGGGTTCGATTTCGTCGGGTAAGTTCACGGTGAATTTCTCCTTACCAGTCAGCTTGTACAGCTAGCAGGCATGATGATACAGAACATCGTCCCCATATGTTGCGATCGATATCGATACTTGTGCGCTACAACTCGTATACCCGGTGAAACCATCGATGAATTGAAAAGGTTTCCAAACTCCACACATGTCATCATATTCAGGTAATTATGGAACGTAAAATGTAAATGTCATAATGGGAGTGTTAGCTGTATGAGTTATAAGTGTATTAGGTTtggcagccacgcttttatttaacatttttacccaagtagtttttatccgtagcgtgttttaacgactgttgtttttatgccttttcttttgttgttttaacaatttgatcttcgctattggttttaaaaaagacagtaatatttatgtttatgcaATAAACCAACAGAAAAGGTCTGATGTACAAACTTGACCTCAAAGTTTTGGATTCCGAGGGGAAACGAACTTTTTTGACCCCGACCGAGATCCAGGGTCAACTTAAGGTCATAATGGAGGATGCTGACCTCATGGGGTCAAAGGTCGAAGGTGAAATTCAAAACCCGTCAATTTTTACGACAACGGAGAGAACTCGGTGGGCCAGggtatgttatttctatgttagaCAAATATTATTATCGTTCCGACAGTCCTAAGGCTGCACCGatactatttaaaacaaccaaccttttaccattgttggcgtgtGTACCCTTGGCATTGCTTCAACCCGGTGTTCGCCAGTGGATTGTGTTAATCATTTTCCTCTTACCTTATTCAGCTGTGCTCGCCCACCCTTTGTTTTCACCTGGTTACGCCACTGGTCATAAGTAACTCCTATGAAACCCCACACGGTCacattaaagtttatataaacagtATTTTCATCACCCATTATTCTTCTCCATAGAtccgcaccctactatataacagtttGGTATATacgctgctgccattgtgggcgtatgtgtccttgagcaagacacttaacggcaattgctccaacccagtggttactaatgggttgtacaaattatcagccatacataaaaaaaaatgaaaaaatcaccccccccaaaaaataatcacccacaaagtaacatacatggtaactcgtaagctggcacgaggtgttaaactggtgtgataacgactgtcgtttcccggccacgcgaggataaagtaagttacattcattcatctcaTTCTTCTCCACAGATTCGCAACAGAATGTTGGTGAACCGAACCAATATGGAAAGTTTAAACATCGTAGAAAGTTCCGCGTTTTGTTTTGTGCTCAGTGAAGATACCCCACAGGTGTGGTgatatatgttttctatggtgtgtatatgttttctatggtgtgtatatgttttctatggtgtgtatatgttttctatggtgtgtatatgttttctatggtgtgtatatgttttctatggtgtgtatatgttttctattgtgtgtatatgttttttatgtcAACGTAtaattttaccaatattttataaaggaTCATGTGAGGTTTAGCTCACTCATATAAAGAAACCCATCGTCCCCCTCACAAATAAAACTAAGGAAACAATCCCGATGTGATGTTCTCTGTAACTTAAACCAAATCCCCATTAACCCCCACACAGCCACAATAAAGAGTTATAGAATAACccgttaacattttttaaagtaaccCATTTCAATGTGATATGTACTATACCCCAATACTAAACCCAATTCTCACTCATTAAGAATATTAACCCCAAATAACCCCACAGAACCACAGCGAGGAGTTCGCGTCTTACCTCACCGGCAACGGATTTGACCGCTGGTTCGACAAATCGTTTACTTTTATTGTGAATAAGAACGGGGCGATGGGATTCAACGTGGAACATTCAACTTCGGAAGCTACTGTGAGTCATTATAGTATGGTGATGTATACCATGTCAGTGGTTTACATTTGCCTGTGTCGAACCAATACCtctatcatgtgtttgtaagGTAATATCCTCccataatacaaaatacaggATTCCGGtatcatttatttttggttaatCTGATAttcgttgttattttttttttaataaaaatttatttaaattattacaaaccccttacaaacaatttattctCGCAGCTCGGCGGACGCATGTGGGAGTACACGTTGTttcattgtaaatataatgtCCATGGTGACCCCGTTGACCCCCGACCCCCCACCCATCCCACCCTCCATGACCCTCGTCAACTTAAATGGGATCTCACCGAGTTCAAAGATGAAATCGCGGACATTAAAACTGAATGGGATAAACTGGtgggatatttttatattatttggttttttttaggtttttgatttttttatattgtttgatttttcCAGGCTTTTGAACTgaccttttttaaatgttataacgactgtagtttttcTGCTGATTCACTTCTCTTTgtcgttttaattatttttgtccttgctatcgtattcaaaaagataaatttattatatattaactaTGTCTTGCAgttatactatatattattacgtTTTATCTGCCATTTGGCATCACTTTATGActatgtattttacaaaacaacttCTGCAACCGTATGTTATCATAAATAGGAGAGTGGGGGAAATGagacacgtttttattttattttcttgtcccatttggtgctaaacaaagaaaattcaagcaattataaaactttttcttcacgactcccatagaccgttgttaattgtttattaaaacacaatcaggatatttggatattatgtgctaaaggtgtcccattttcccccacactGCAAACCAACCATATAACATTTAtgttgtcccgtcttccccacactactatatgaAGCCATGTACAATAACACCCTATATCAAACAGGCAAACAACGTCGACGCATGTGTCTACTACATGAACAAAGGAAAAGGAATCgcaaagaaaatgaaattaagTCCCGATGGTTTCCTACAGATGGCGCTACAACTAGCGTTTTATCGGGAACGGAAAATTACGCCGAAAACTTACGAAACTGCGGCTACAAGGTATTCTGTTTAGATGGCTTTACCAGCATAAACAGGTGCGTTGATGTGTGGTGTTATAGACCATTCAATCTATACTAGCAAACACCTGAATAACTAAATGCTTATCCTACTGGCTGTACACCATATACAACTCATGCTTTCAgttaggacctcacccataaagaaagGAACCCCACCCTTGCTTTAAATTCAACCTTCACAACCAATCATTGTAGATTAAATGAAACTACGCCCAAAGCTTCTATTATAGGCCATGTCACTCATTACATATCGGGCCAACTACATAAGAGGTGACATGCTTCACCaataagacctcacccatatagaatagattaaCCCTATAGTACGAAAAAACTCATAGCCTAAACACTTAGTCCCAAACTGTACCCAATGCAATTCATTgcagattaaaataaaacacccgtAAAGTAATCTCATTTGACCAGAGCTCGTTATAGACCGCATACCCatttggtgttggggtaattagcagccaactctggtttccAGTAGACACGGCTTGCTTCCCATgcgacctcacccatatagaacttAACCAACCTGACTTTAAATCAAACTTTCATCTCTTCTTTTCAGATTATTTAAATACGGTCGAACTGAGACAATACGTCCGGTGTCTGAACATTCGGTCGCTTTCACTAAGGTACTTACTAAGGATTTGTAAGATTtctcatttatatttttcaaaatagaTATTGTTGAGCTGTATCTTTTATCAGTTACTCcatttatatattctattctaaatgGTTAAAGTCATGCAGCGAGGCGCGCCAGCTGTGGCCTAAAATAAAGGATATTTTTCAGCCATGTATTAATTTGGATTAATACTTTTTCTCTACTAAATAAGTGGTTGTCCTTTAACCTGCCGACTCTGGTCTTGATCCCAGCCCCATGGTGTGCCTGGCTGAAGGCATTTAGATCACCCATTTAGAACAGGTTAAACTGTTTCAATTTCGGTTATTTtcccaattttttaaattttgtttattttcctAATAATTGTATTCcctaatttttcaaatttttccCAATACTTTTTTCCAATACAATACTTTAAACtaacaatatttcaatttcttacaatttttaaatttttaacaattttcaaatttcttaaaatttttcaatttccTCCAATTTTCCTCCAACAACAGTGTTTTGACGACCCCTCTGTCCCTGACTCTGTGAAGATCAAACACTTAAAATCTGCGATAAAACATCAGACCACGTACAAGTTTGACGCAACTAACGGTAGAGCTGTAGATCGCCACCTACTGGGACTTTACTTCGCTGGAAAGTTTACAGGGAATGTGCCGgagttgtttaaacttaaggtttgtgaggtttttaaaaataacattggtGTATCTTGTGTATTTTGGAAATAGTGGTCTAATATACACCAAACACTTTCTCAATCTCTAGTATTAAGTGTTTACtgatcttatttttttaagtttaaaacccAAGTCTTATGACTTTAGTACTTCACTAGAGAACCTCACGTACGTAGAATACATGAAACCACAAGTTCTAACACCAAGCATTGTTCACGCAAATCGCAAAACATAACCCTCATTGTAACCCCTATAAAACCCCTATCTTAACCCATATCGAAACCCCAACAAAACCCTTGTTCTAACCTCCAAAAAAACACCTTGTTCTAACCTTCAAAATATTCTAATCCCAATTCTAACCCCTACAAAACCCCCATTGTAACCCCTACAAAACCCTTGTTGTAACCCAAACCCCCACAGCCGTTCTACGAGTCCGACCTTCTCTCCACCTCCCAATCACCCCTACGATACGACCCCGTTATCGGGAAGATTTCGACAACGGACCCCATAGGGGGCGGATTTGGGGCACAACGAGTGGACGGGTACGGGGTGTCTTACTTCATGCTAGAAAATAAAGGTTGGTGGGAAATATGATACAAACATTGTCATGTagtgaataaattaatgaatggaacttatttatcctcgcatggcggagcagcaacaatcgttataacactggtgttctgttttatataattcgttcctgcttacaagttaccacgtatgtaactgatttatcctcgcatggccggcaatgacagtcgttataacacaggtgttctgtttcatacacctcgtgcctgcttacaagttaccatgtatgtaatttatttatcctcgcatggccggcaatgacagtcgttataacacaggtgttctgtttcatacacctcgtgcctgcttacaagttaccatgtatgtaacttatttatcctcgcatggcgcggcaacgacagtcgttataacatgggtgttctgtttcatacacctcgtgccagcttacaagttaccatgtatgtaacttgtttatcctcacatggcggggcaacgacagtcgttataacatgggtgttctgtttcatacacctcgtgccagcttacaagttaccatgtatgtaacttatttatcctcgcatggcggggcaacgacagtcgttataacaaaggtgttctgtttcatacacctcgtgcccgcttacaagttaccacgtatgtaacttatttatccttacatggcaggcaacgacagtcgttataacacgggtgttctgtttcatacacctcaagccggcttacaagttaccacatatgtaactttgtgggttattaaTATTGTAACAACAGTTATAATTATTACGACTTTTgatcaactctggcctaaaacAGGTCCTTTGGTGCGTCGCCATAGGCTTCACCCATATCGAacatatatagaataaatttGTTTGGTGCCATTAGATTATTGTATATTGTTGCGATAGAATCCGTGGTATGAGCTATGACAGCGCTCACAAATGGGTTAGCATTGAGAATAGGAAAGTATGAAGCCAACATAAAAAAGTCACATAACtttaacatgaaatatttttccacTTCCAGTTCATTTCTTGATTACAAGCTTCAAAAGTTGTTCGGAAACAAACTCGTTGAAATTTGGGCAAAACATTGAACGGGCCGTTAATGACCTCCAGGTGTTGTTGGCGGGAGGAAATCAACAGAAATccaacaaagaaacaaatggGAGTGTGGGGAAAGGAGACAAGTGAtgttttttctgaaaaaaaaacaaacaatttttttaaattttggggATTTTGGGTTTAGTGGTAAAGGGAAGGTTCTTATTATTATACTTTAAGaagcaattttaaaagtttaagcaGTTTTTGtgaagttaaaattattttagtaggttggggcaaAATGGTTCGTGTTTCCATTCCtctttatcgtctcattttgtaggaaaaaaatatatcacagaatatataaatgtatccttacaactctaAAAAAGGATTGTTAAACcatttccatcttaccccacaatactatattacacttaaaattgttaagtttttaattttttagccCCCAAAGTTCAGCctttaaattttcagccaaaaatttttcaaaaactaattaaattttaatttcagcatttttttggtatttttgagtaaatttgtttgttaatttgaatttttagtAGTTTCCCAATATTTTGTGTGCGCTGTATATTATGCATACCAATACTAGtgctttaattattttttgtactgtaaaatattctgtaagattgttagttatttttgaatctgtaaatattttaaattttagagtTTATTTGTAAGCAGATGTCTAATTGCAGTAATtggaacaaaatattgttaattgttgttgAAATGCGTTTAAAAGTGTTGCGTtgcttgaaaaataaaacagatattCAGCTATGTCTTTGTATTGAGTGTAGCGCCAACTGCCGAttaaattagtaaaataatTCGCCGCTAGTTAGCAGTAGTACATCTGGGCTTATACTGCCAGTTAGCGTATGTTCATAAAGATTTTTATAACCGCTATGCGGAACTCGTTAATGCTATGAGTATTAGTATAGGAAAAGGACTACAATCTGTTTTGGTTCTTTTAAAATGGTATGTaaccttttaaaatgcatttatttagGTTATAATAGGTTCAGGTGTTTAATAATGTCgtctaaatgtaaatatttctgGAAAAATCAGTCTGGAGTTGCCGTCAAGTACCTAAAATGTGGAAGAAcgaatttaaacgaaaaactgCCGTtggtttatttcattatacCTGGGAATCCAGGGTGTGTGAGGTTTTATGAGGATTTTGCTGATTCGTTGCACCAGAAAACCAATATTCCCGTTTGGGGTATCAGCCATACTGGCCACTCTAAATTGCCGAGTGTCGGCCCGCCAGAAAATCtagaaaaacagaaatttcAGCAACCTGACCGTGAGGAAGCAGCTTTACAgaaacaaattgaaataaaagttgattttctTCAGAAAGAAGTTTTTCCTGTTGCTGAAAAAGTTGTCCTGGTGGGCCATTCTATTGGCTGTTACATTATTATCCAAATAATGGAAAAAATCCAAGAAAAATATCcggaaaaagttaaaaagggGGTTCTACTATTTCCAACAATTGAGAAAATGCAGTGGACACCCCAAGGCAAGAAGTTGACACCTATACTCACCAATGCAAGATGGTTGTTCATGTTTGCCGGCATGGTGGCGTCATACACACCACCGTGGGTGTTTAGACGGATATACCCTGGTTTGTGAAGGTATGATGTTGaaccataggcaccaaacctggggtggcagggtgtgCAGGCCAATCCTGCAATTTTCTGcattgcattaatcagtaaacatttcaaccaataagttagatttgtttcacaggatctTACTATCCCTGCatcccctgtgtttataaaagattAGCTACGGCATTTTGGTGATGTGTCAATTTAATATGAAAGTGCTCGTGTTGTAACCAGAGGTTACGGCGTTAaaagctcgacgctgctaccattgtgggtgtatgtatccttgggcaagacacttaacagcaattgcttcaacccagtggtcactaatgggttgtctaaaatatgGATAAATATCTGGCATTCACTTAActttaagatatatattatatgttgatttttcttaatacaaaaataaatagagtaacataatttattcgttaaaaaattctaaattaatgaaacttttattttcagtcGAAAGAAGAATTTGTTTACGAAACGATTGAGGAAAACTTTCCGTCGATGGAGGTTTTGGATTGCATCACTTATATGGGGTTGCAGGAGATGTATATGGTGGGTGTCTTTATCTAGTGTTTAACCTACGTTTAGTAGCGCagccaagaaaaaaaaaggggAGGGggttttattcaaaaacattttcaaaaaagatattttttaatttttttttttaaatatatattttttggtttaaaaggggggggggtcacgacccctgaatcccccctggctgcgccactggccACACCCCCCTTCTTCTCTGAGGAGTGGTTTTACCTATAATGGTTTTTATGTTGACTTTATTTAATGGCTACACCAAGTGGATCTTTACTTATTAGGACATGCCTTGACAATACTGCTAAACCTGCCCACACCCTGCATCTTATGTATCAGTTTATCATTTCTTGTGCCTGTTTTCTTGGCCACTACGAGAAAGTCAGCTGTTGTTTAAAGACTGGAGATGTAATAGTAATGGTCTAATCAATCACTTCATTAATATTAAgttatcaatatatatatttatagttacGTTCATCGGTTCATGAATGCATTTtaaatgatgtaacaatacacattatgacatcacaggttGATAGAAGAGACGACAATTTGGTCGAAAAATTCCTTGATCGTTTGATTTTCTACTACGGATCACATGACGAATGGTGTCCGATCGAGTTCTACGAAAACCTCGATGCCAAATATGGTCATGTGACTGGCTCGCATATCGAGGTAGCGGAACAGGGAATTCCCCATGCGTTCGTGCTCACCCATAGCCATCGAGTGGCCGAAAAAGTGGCGGAGTGGTCGGAAGAGTTTGAGggaaaaagtttggaaaataaAAGTCAGGATTTCGAAATAATTTGAagaaagattaaaaataaatgagctgaaaagttttattttaaaaacaaagtttattttttcctgTTGTTCTAAAAGTGAATCCAGTctttaaattctattttaattgCCCAACACTGTTTAAACTGAAGCTTTtcatagtttaaaaatgttttgagaataaataagcatTAATTTtgcttaataaattaaaatgtttcataGGGTAATAACGAAATTACGTAGTGAACAAAAAAAGATTCTTTTCTGTTGCAGTAAAAGTGATCCATCCAGGGTAAAATAGTTCCAGTGTTTcctttaatgtttaaaatatatatttaattgtgcaacactgtttaaactaaagattttattttgttatttgatgcaatcttttataatttattcagattatcaaaatatattgtgttttgtttttaagtatcCATTTTTATTCATGTATGTTTGTAATTaggtaaattgtttttttaattattaaagatTTTGGGTTTTTCGatcctatttaaaaaaaaaataaatgttgcaAAGCCGAAATTTAGTAATGTCTTTACTGATTTAAAGTTCTATGCAaattattgaatgttttttttgcgaattatattaaacattttaacaattggTGCCCCGTCATCTTACCTGTTGTACTCTatcaaataaaagttgatttagctcttcgaaaacgatagcgaagatcaaattaattaaaacaacgaagagaagggaattagcagcaaaacgacagtcgttcaACATGGCATGgataaaaactacttaagtaaaattttagaTAAATCTGTAGCCGCTAAACCCACAAAATAAAcgagattttttaaatctttaatttcaattatgtggtaaataataatgaactgtgacatcacacaaCTAATTGTCCTGAATAATTGATTAAAAGTCAAACAATGTCTGTTAAATAATTCAACCTATGCCCAATAAATCTTAAACCAAGTTCAATTATTAATGATTGGATGTCAGCCAAGATAATAAAGGGCAATGTGACCACGTAATAGTGTGATGTCATTCCAGGTTTTTATTCTAGGAAATAGagagaatatatatttttaattttagaatttgtttttctaactGAAAACACTGCTTAAAAGTCCTGGTGTTTTATCTGGCAACACTAACTAAATatcaaacttgttttatctggCAACACTAACTAAATatcaaacttgttttatctggcaacactggttaAATATCATAGTTTTATATCTGGCAACACTAACTAAATatcaaagtttttttctggcaacaataaaatacttaaaccccaaaaacagttgttttttttattcggAAACACTGCTTAAagatttaagttttttatctggcaacactggaaattaaatattaatttaatttgggAACACTGAATCGCGACGTTGGATCGACTGCGTTCCAGAACTTAAAACTGCCAGATGTTTCATCAAGATGTTTTCGTGGTTTTCGCAATTTCGTTGAtgatttatgacgtcacagaggccTCTTGTTCACGAGAGGAATTCGAATGCTCGAAGTCGCGAAAGTGCATTAAGAGAGATCAGGTAGTAGTTACGTCATGATACAATTTATTCtagtatgttttaacattgtgATTAAATACTATGAATTGTGACGTAGTTATAGTGAGGTATGGCGTATAtgataagcgggcacgagatgtatgaaatagaacacccgtgttataacgactgtcgttgccccgccatgcgatgataaataagttacatacgtggtaactcattagCGGGCAcgagctgtatgaaacagaacacccgtgttataacgactgtcgttgccccgtcatgtgtggataaataagttacgttcattcatttgaatatatttaattcaaactttaaacaattggACGAAATAAAAGCGGAATATATTTCTCGATTacgtttattacgtcacagatgcTTATTGATTCTTTTGTTCGTTAATAATGGGTAGCGACATCGCGCTATATTAGAAtcaataactttgtttaaacttgtgtGGTAACAATCGAccttattacgtcacaaaggtAAGGAACAAATTATGGAACTGTGGAGCAAACGACACGAGCGATGAAAATAAACCACTCGCTAGATGTCACCCGAGGTCCGAGTTTCGTTGCCGTGGTAACGGGATGTGTGTACCACGTGACTGGATAAATAGAGAGGTGACgtttaattgaaatttttacCCAAGTAGttttagtagtttttaccatagcgtgttttaacgactgtcgttttgctgctaattctcttctcttcgttgttttaattaatttatcttCGATCTTATTCcaggaaataaataatatttatattatgacgtcacacgcagGTTTATTTATGCGCCGACGGCAGCGACGATGGGGGGGTTCGTGGGTTTCCCTGTATACAAGGAGAGGAGTTCAGGTGTGTGTCGTGACGTAACTGTTTGATGACGTATAATATTAATGACGTAATTTAGTTTAGATGTGACTGTTTAATAGCGTATTAGACTGATGACGTAACTCATTGATGTTGTTGCtcattgatgacgtcacaatgtctCAGGTGCCCCACCGGTCGGTGCATTCCCCGATTTAAGGTCTTCGATGGTTTCAAAGATTGTCCGCACGGTGGCGCTGATGAGATGGTTGAGTCAATTTttgagtgtgacgtcacaaaggaaTATCGATGCGCTAACGGAAGATGTATTCCGCGTGAAtgggtattgtgacgtaattattatttttttctactaaCGATTATTActtgtattatgacgtcactacaGGTGAACAATGGATTACGCGACTGCATCGACGGAAATGACGAAAGCATGTTGATGACGTGCAACGATGATGAGGTCACGTGCGGGGGTGGGTGCTTTCCCCGATATGTGGGGTGCGGTGGGTGAGTAGGAGGTTTCCCGTGACGGTAGTATGACATCACtaatattatgacgtcatgcgtAATATGACGTGACTGGTAGGGTTTTATTATTGTCACAGACATCTAGAATGCACGAAGAGCGAGTTCGCGTGTGttgttaatgacgtcatagagcGATGTATTCCGCGATCTTGGgttaacaatgggttggacgaTTGTGGGGGCGGAAGTGACGAAGCTTTGACGTCATTACGCTGTCATAGCGACGAGTGGTCATGTGACAATGGAAGGGTTtgtctacgtcacaatcagcTTTGTGACGGAGTAGCTGATTGTTTGGATTGTAGTGACGAAACAATCAAGTGCTCTATTGACGTCAGAAGAAGATATTTCTTGTGTCTCGATTCATCTGGAACAATGGGCGAAACAATGGGGTTTGTGACTTCATATAagatgatgtgacgtcatttttgtGGCGTGACGTCGTTtgatttgtgacgtcacttttacATTTCCAGGGAGCacggtattgtgacgtcacactgcatATTAAGAAGTTACTTCTGTGACGGAATAGTCGATTGTTTAGACGGAAGTGACGAACAGGAAGTCGGGGTTGGGTTtaaatgttacgtcacaaggaCAAGGAAAGGTGGAGGCATAATAATTATTAGAACTCCCTACCCCtactatttacaaaacaatgacgtattgtgacgtaacaggtATGTCATCAACCAAGAAATGCGTTCTCCCCCTCTCATTGGTCAACGATCACGTGGTCGATTGTGACGATGGTTCGGACGAGAACCAATCAGAGGCCGAGAATTTGATCACGTGTTTAACCGGGAAATTTGATTGGTTAAACCCGGAGAAGGTTCGAACCAATCAAATATGTGATGGGGTCCTCGATTGCTTCGATCTATCTGACGAGtgcctctgtgacgtcacagtacgGAATCGATTGTCCGATGACGTAGGTCA contains:
- the LOC100186654 gene encoding carnitine O-palmitoyltransferase 1, liver isoform is translated as MANQTWNIIMGFVIPIVLGVMTMSIIPGLSGVNDKLIRTLVGGGVVVGFYFLFKFLKWELIRKLLEYREWMYDHHSFKTKAWGILLKLLIPKNVKLFQLEKYLPKYPLPKLDDTCDKTLTMVKPLLSDEEFKKVSETMEDFRKNEGPKLQKVLEKRYDETENWLAELWNKYLYLGSRGPLPVHSNYCCLGDRAFQYNDPGSNQLSQMANCIYYFMEYMGKINNGSLAGMMIQNIVPICCDRYRYLCATTRIPGETIDELKRFPNSTHVIIFRKGLMYKLDLKVLDSEGKRTFLTPTEIQGQLKVIMEDADLMGSKVEGEIQNPSIFTTTERTRWARIRNRMLVNRTNMESLNIVESSAFCFVLSEDTPQNHSEEFASYLTGNGFDRWFDKSFTFIVNKNGAMGFNVEHSTSEATLGGRMWEYTLFHCKYNVHGDPVDPRPPTHPTLHDPRQLKWDLTEFKDEIADIKTEWDKLANNVDACVYYMNKGKGIAKKMKLSPDGFLQMALQLAFYRERKITPKTYETAATRLFKYGRTETIRPVSEHSVAFTKCFDDPSVPDSVKIKHLKSAIKHQTTYKFDATNGRAVDRHLLGLYFAGKFTGNVPELFKLKPFYESDLLSTSQSPLRYDPVIGKISTTDPIGGGFGAQRVDGYGVSYFMLENKVHFLITSFKSCSETNSLKFGQNIERAVNDLQVLLAGGNQQKSNKETNGSVGKGDK
- the LOC100181845 gene encoding lipid droplet-associated hydrolase, giving the protein MVCNLLKCIYLGYNRFRCLIMSSKCKYFWKNQSGVAVKYLKCGRTNLNEKLPLVYFIIPGNPGCVRFYEDFADSLHQKTNIPVWGISHTGHSKLPSVGPPENLEKQKFQQPDREEAALQKQIEIKVDFLQKEVFPVAEKVVLVGHSIGCYIIIQIMEKIQEKYPEKVKKGVLLFPTIEKMQWTPQGKKLTPILTNARWLFMFAGMVASYTPPWVFRRIYPGLSKEEFVYETIEENFPSMEVLDCITYMGLQEMYMVDRRDDNLVEKFLDRLIFYYGSHDEWCPIEFYENLDAKYGHVTGSHIEVAEQGIPHAFVLTHSHRVAEKVAEWSEEFEGKSLENKSQDFEII